TCTTCAAATTGTTCAGGTAGAGCTATTACAATCAGCGGCTGTGAGTGTTCCTCTCTGTCCGTTTCTTTTAGATGCTAAAGTGAATAATCAGCCAGGAACTACTAAATGTGAAATGGAAAGTGGTGACGAGAACATCGGTGagtggctttgtttttgttttgtgcgttgtttttttttttttttgttttgtttgtttgttttttttgcttggcTAAAATCATTCAACAGGTACCTcattcacagagaaaaagctAATATATGTAAACGCTCATTGCTCTCCACCTTTTGAATAGGAGGGTCTTTTATTTAAAAGGGATGGCAGCTTCCTAACATCCTTGTAAGCAGCTCCCCTTGTGTTTCCCCACAGACCCTTTTGAACATCACATTAATTTACTGTTTCTTTGCTTCAGTCAGTCTCAAACTTGACCCTCCACTTGACATTTTTTATGTGTAATAACGATAAGTCAAAATTAATAATGTGGTATGCTTTCAGTTGTGCACACCCACaaagtgtaaatatttatttaatgtgatcATTCACCAGCCTATATTTGAACAGATTAATGCAGCAGTCTTTCAATTCAAATTTCCATTGCATGTgtattcatttctaaaaaagaaatgtttcaacCAGTTTTCCTTGCACCtgaactgtttatttttctcaacCTGACTGGGTTTCTGGTAATATGTTCCTCATTTTTGTTTCGAGGCAATAATGATGAAGAAGCCAATATAACCACACAGTAGTTTTCattaatatttgcatttctgtCTTCAGGAATCCAAACCAATGGATTGGACTTTCAGAGGCAGACTGTGCCAACCACAAGTGCAatcacaaatgcacatgcacaagcCCTCCTccaacaggtaacacacagcgCTCACCATCACACACTTAACCCCAACtaacctttttgttttcctgccttTGTGGAAGGCGTAGatgtttaatgttattattGGGTGCAGTGACACAGTTTAACTATAATTTTGCAATGAAATAATGTATGAAGTTTAAACATAGGCATGCTCATTGGCACTCAGACATGCACACGCAGAAagagttcatttaaatgagCCAGGCTCTTCTTGTGTCGCCTGGCAACAAGGCAGATTAATCAACCCTGTATGCTAATTAGCTGCTCTGCGGTTGCTCGGAAACAGATGGCCGAGAATATGCAAATCAATGCAGAATTTACATGCACTGCATAACAGTTATTTTAATTAGCATCTCAgctctcccctcccttcccttcACTTTTCTTGTCTCTGAAGGCTGCAGCACATTTGAAATACCCACATTTCACttccttttaaatttaaattcctGTCCCTGTTCAAAGAGATCTGATCTTTCTTGGTATTTTAGTTTTGTTCTGATTTTATTTAGCctgcatttcaaacatttctgaACTTGATCCATGCCAGTTTTATGACCAATATCACGTGAAATTCAAAATCATTAGATCAGGCCAACCTTAAACTGTCAGTAATACTCAGCTGTAACTGTAGGAAGACTTCCTCTAAGCCATCCTCTTTGCTTCACCTCCACTAGTCTAAGTCGGAAGACTCGAGTGCTCTTTCGACCTCCGTCCAGCAGAGCGTTTTGCCTCAAACCCAGCTAATGTTGGCCGGGGGACAGATTGCTGGAGTAAGTGGCCTGTTGCCTCACTGCCTTGAGTTAAAATTTTGTCGTAGCCGTGCATCTGGAGTGATACCTGAACATGATCAAACCTGGCTGGAAGGCTGGGTGGCGAAATGATGGCTTGCCCTGATTCTGCAGCTAAGGCTGGTGtctcctctgcctgtctgtctgctcactgTTGTGGTTGTAAGGAAATGTCCAAATTCCTTTTTGCCATGTGTTTGGACATGGCGTGTCTTTACACTCATGGTCAGGCCAATCACATAACACATTTCATATCCGTCCTTTCCCTGACTCTGCACCATAGTTGAAGACTGGATGGGTTTGAATGAGGCTGCTGTTGTGTGTAGTTTCTGTGCATGAGGATTTGAGTTTGAAGGCGACATCAACATGCTCATTTGCACTTATGCCTGGCTCAGCTGCATGAGTCTTCTCTCCATTTGCCACTTTGAGCTCATATTAGTGTTGCCATGATAACCAGAGTTTTAATGCTATTTTGATACCTTTGTGAAAAGGTTAAATTCAAAAGTCAGTACTCAGACCTAATGTATTCAGTGGTGAAACCACTTAATCTTTGACTGTAAGGGTGTGCACAAATCGGGATAATACAAAGGAGAGATTTTAACTGTGGTGTAGTTCATGTCAATAAATTGTAGCAGCCATTTAAACAGCTGTTTGGCGAAAGCATCAGCTAATGTAGTCCACCTGCTGCTATTCATTAAACTGGTGCCAGCAGGGGATGACTTAAGTGCTTATCTTATGATACTTAATAAAAACAGACTCCAAAACAAACTTGTCAGGACCAGTATGTAGTGTGCGCCTTGTGTCTTTTGATGTAACGCACATATCCTGCAGTGGTATTGCAGAAGTTATGTTATATAAAATTTGCACGGGTATCAAAACCAAAACTCAAGAATTGTGTCAACACTAACTCATCCGGACTCTGTGATTATGCTTGAGACTGTTTTGTGGAAACTCTGCTTGCCTGTTTCTCTTCGTTCTGTAACCTCCTATGCCTGCTGTGTtgctctgcctgtctctccagTTGACCCTGACCCCAGCGCATCAGCAGCTGTTGCTCCAGCAGGCCCAAGCTCAGCTCCTGGCTGCCGTGCAACATTCAGCCAGCCAGCAGAACAACACCACTGGAGCGAGCATTTCAGCCTCCGCAGCTGCACCCATTACCCAGCTGCCCCTGTCACAGCCCATCCAAATTACCCAGGTAAGGcatatttgactttatttttctgccacttGAAGTTTAATAAGTGATTGTTTTCAGAACAGGCACACCATCAAAGAATAAcagtgttggctgtgtgtgtttgtgcttttggcTTTTTAATTTAACGGCTGAGGGTTTCGGTttgatgtgtatgtgtatcgTATAAAGAACCATCTCAGTGCTTTACATGACTGTAGTGATTATTTCATTCATGTGGTTTCACTCTCCCCCCCGACCCCCAGCAGAATCTAGGTCTGCCACAGTTCGTTCTGGTTCAGCCCGGCCACCCGATCGCTACTCCACTGCAGCCTGCTCAGTTCATCATCTCACAGCCACCACAGGCCCCACAGGGTGAGCAAAAGAATTGTGGCGCTTGATTTACGAGCAGAATTTGCCATATTAGATGGTAGTCTAGGATATGTGTTGTTCTTCCCTACCATATCATTCTTTCACACTGCAGGCATATTGCAACCCCAGAGTCTTCTAAATCAACTACCTCAAAGCCAAGCTAACCTCCTGCCGACTCAACCTAGCATCACCCTTGCAACTCAGGTGGGTAATGATGCAAGGGctgctgggtttgttttttttttttttgttttttttaacttaaaaaaaaaaaaaaaaagtttttcagagATTCTGGCAGTTCCCCACCTGTAATCCAGGTTCTTGACTAAGATCAGAAGCTTATTGATTTGcctgaatatgttttgttttgctgcttccCCCCGCCCAGCAGCCTGCAACTCCGACCCGcacaacagcagccacaccTATAACCTTGCCCCACAGTCAGACCCCACCCAAACGGCTGGATACCCCGACTCTGGAGGAGCCGAGCGatctggaggagctggagcagtTTGCCAAGACCTTCAAACAGAGACGTATCAAACTAGGCTTCACACAGGTGTGTTTAGGACTGAATAGATTTATTGCCCTCAGAGTTCAGTGATTCTCAGATTCTTAATTCATAACAATTTTCTGTATGAATATTGTCTCGCTCACATTCTTTATACAAACAGTGCAACACATACCTatattaataaaatcatcagtAATTTTTGCCGCTGGGAAAATGAATAGTGGTGCTGGTGCTTACGTTCTTTAACTCTCCCCAGGGGGATGTTGGCCTGGCCATGGGGAAGCTCTATGGAAATGACTTCAGTCAAACTACCATCTCTCGCTTTGAGGCCTTGAATCTGAGCTTTAAAAACATGTGCAAACTCAAGCCCTTGCTGGAGAAGTGGCTAAATGATGCAGGTTTGTCCCTGAACCGCTCtgaacaacacagaaacaaaaggcaTAACAGGATAATGGTCTCACTCAGCGTGACGTGTACTGTGTTATTGTCAGACTTGTCTTGCGCAGTAAGAGACAGGCAGCTTGTTATCTCGACAGTACTCTGTCTTTacttccctccctttcttttgTGTCGGTGCTGTTTGTGCAGAGAACCTGACATCTGACCAGGGCCTGTCCAGCCCCAGTGCCATTGGCTCTCCGGGCATGGGCATAGAGGGGCTCAACCGCAGACGGAAGAAGAGGACCAGTATCGAGACCAACATCCGAGTGGCCTTAGAAAAGAGCTTTCTGGAGGTGAGAAACTATTTTTTCttacattattaatattgataGATGCAGAACTCCTTAAAAGTTTTTATtacaatgaaacaaaagtttTGGATAACTATGCAAGCAAAAGAGTTTGTTTGGGGGTTTGAGGATTTCTATTTCTGTGGAACCTTGACAATTGTGTCAAGGCAACCCTAGGAGGGTCAATGagccattttcccatttgtAAGTATGTATAAGTAAATATGTATTGGTATATAAGAGTATATTTGGGATGTGTGGTGAAGGACTGAGTCTCCTCAGTGCTGACAGGGAATCCCTGGCTTCTTTGCCCTCTTCAAGCAGAACCAAAAACCTACCTCTGAAGAGATCACCATGATCGCTGACCAGCTCAACATGGAGAAGGAGGTGATTCGGGTCTGGTTCTGCAATCGCcggcagaa
This portion of the Echeneis naucrates chromosome 21, fEcheNa1.1, whole genome shotgun sequence genome encodes:
- the pou2f1b gene encoding POU domain, class 2, transcription factor 1b isoform X2, translating into MESGDENIGIQTNGLDFQRQTVPTTSAITNAHAQALLQQSKSEDSSALSTSVQQSVLPQTQLMLAGGQIAGLTLTPAHQQLLLQQAQAQLLAAVQHSASQQNNTTGASISASAAAPITQLPLSQPIQITQQNLGLPQFVLVQPGHPIATPLQPAQFIISQPPQAPQGILQPQSLLNQLPQSQANLLPTQPSITLATQQPATPTRTTAATPITLPHSQTPPKRLDTPTLEEPSDLEELEQFAKTFKQRRIKLGFTQGDVGLAMGKLYGNDFSQTTISRFEALNLSFKNMCKLKPLLEKWLNDAENLTSDQGLSSPSAIGSPGMGIEGLNRRRKKRTSIETNIRVALEKSFLEQNQKPTSEEITMIADQLNMEKEVIRVWFCNRRQKEKRINPPTSGNSGGGSNPIKTIFTPSSPLVASTASLVSSPTINTPTTLTVNPVMPLTSTCVSSLSFTGTTVGATNTASVISTAPMVTTATISPSLSPSPTTNQSTTTDSKASIPAQTIVTQAPTSIATTLGTGQVMVAAPGLSAALQGAAQLPTSAGFAAMAAAAAGLNPGLMASSQFTPGGALLSLTPGGLGSALSPALMSNSTLATIQALASSGTIPITSLDGSNLLFANTSAGNTPNLVTTPLFLSPQNLSLLTSNPVSLVSAGAGGLQVTADAHHQATTAAVPVQASTITTASKAQ
- the pou2f1b gene encoding POU domain, class 2, transcription factor 1b isoform X1, producing MESGDENIGIQTNGLDFQRQTVPTTSAITNAHAQALLQQSKSEDSSALSTSVQQSVLPQTQLMLAGGQIAGLTLTPAHQQLLLQQAQAQLLAAVQHSASQQNNTTGASISASAAAPITQLPLSQPIQITQQNLGLPQFVLVQPGHPIATPLQPAQFIISQPPQAPQGILQPQSLLNQLPQSQANLLPTQPSITLATQQPATPTRTTAATPITLPHSQTPPKRLDTPTLEEPSDLEELEQFAKTFKQRRIKLGFTQGDVGLAMGKLYGNDFSQTTISRFEALNLSFKNMCKLKPLLEKWLNDAVCAENLTSDQGLSSPSAIGSPGMGIEGLNRRRKKRTSIETNIRVALEKSFLEQNQKPTSEEITMIADQLNMEKEVIRVWFCNRRQKEKRINPPTSGNSGGGSNPIKTIFTPSSPLVASTASLVSSPTINTPTTLTVNPVMPLTSTCVSSLSFTGTTVGATNTASVISTAPMVTTATISPSLSPSPTTNQSTTTDSKASIPAQTIVTQAPTSIATTLGTGQVMVAAPGLSAALQGAAQLPTSAGFAAMAAAAAGLNPGLMASSQFTPGGALLSLTPGGLGSALSPALMSNSTLATIQALASSGTIPITSLDGSNLLFANTSAGNTPNLVTTPLFLSPQNLSLLTSNPVSLVSAGAGGLQVTADAHHQATTAAVPVQASTITTASKAQ
- the pou2f1b gene encoding POU domain, class 2, transcription factor 1b isoform X3; this translates as MESGDENIGIQTNGLDFQRQTVPTTSAITNAHAQALLQQLTLTPAHQQLLLQQAQAQLLAAVQHSASQQNNTTGASISASAAAPITQLPLSQPIQITQQNLGLPQFVLVQPGHPIATPLQPAQFIISQPPQAPQGILQPQSLLNQLPQSQANLLPTQPSITLATQPATPTRTTAATPITLPHSQTPPKRLDTPTLEEPSDLEELEQFAKTFKQRRIKLGFTQGDVGLAMGKLYGNDFSQTTISRFEALNLSFKNMCKLKPLLEKWLNDAENLTSDQGLSSPSAIGSPGMGIEGLNRRRKKRTSIETNIRVALEKSFLEQNQKPTSEEITMIADQLNMEKEVIRVWFCNRRQKEKRINPPTSGNSGGGSNPIKTIFTPSSPLVASTASLVSSPTINTPTTLTVNPVMPLTSTCVSSLSFTGTTVGATNTASVISTAPMVTTATISPSLSPSPTTNQSTTTDSKASIPAQTIVTQAPTSIATTLGTGQVMVAAPGLSAALQGAAQLPTSAGFAAMAAAAAGLNPGLMASSQFTPGGALLSLTPGGLGSALSPALMSNSTLATIQALASSGTIPITSLDGSNLLFANTSAGNTPNLVTTPLFLSPQNLSLLTSNPVSLVSAGAGGLQVTADAHHQATTAAVPVQASTITTASKAQ